In Planctomycetia bacterium, the following proteins share a genomic window:
- a CDS encoding DUF202 domain-containing protein: MTQDKVDNPGAAPDQMTLALERTYLAHERTMMAWTRTATSLITFGFTLYKFFEYLNERGDLAKSSQLFGARTFGLIMIGIGVLTLTIAATQHRIQMRRLTAHYPNAPFSLLFLLSGLIAFLGILGLIASIVHP, from the coding sequence ATGACTCAGGACAAGGTTGATAATCCTGGAGCAGCGCCAGATCAAATGACCCTGGCTTTGGAACGCACCTACCTGGCTCACGAACGAACCATGATGGCGTGGACGCGAACCGCCACCTCGCTCATCACCTTCGGCTTCACGCTCTACAAGTTCTTCGAGTACCTGAATGAACGTGGCGATTTGGCCAAGAGTTCGCAACTCTTCGGCGCGAGGACGTTCGGCTTGATTATGATCGGCATCGGCGTCTTGACGTTGACTATTGCTGCAACGCAGCATCGGATCCAGATGCGACGGCTGACAGCACATTATCCGAATGCTCCGTTTTCACTCTTGTTCTTGCTGTCAGGCTTGATCGCCTTTCTGGGTATACTTGGCTTGATTGCAAGCATCGTACACCCGTAA